The following proteins are co-located in the Nocardia bhagyanarayanae genome:
- a CDS encoding DMT family transporter, with translation MSITTAARNPYAGTLALTALTPIVWGSTYAVTTEFLPPDRPLFTALMRALPAGLVLLALTRTLPRGMWVSRAAALGVLNIGAFFPLLFLAAYRLPGGVAGVLGAVAPMFALVFATGVLNERPTGRKVLAGVIGVFGVALVVLRATAQLDTVGVIAGLVGAASMALGTVLTKRWGRPEGVGPLAMTGWQLTAGGLFILPLAALIEGAPPAMDGRAVGGYLYLGVIGTAAAYWLWFRGIAKVPATSVAFLGLLSPVSAAVIGWVALGQALTGLQILGMVIALGGTLLGQTTARVRIGRTAELGGAAQVGRTDVAAELGAAAEPAPVGEAGGAETVGYVVTVEGSEKDGRTTGESRILVGAKS, from the coding sequence ATGTCCATCACCACCGCGGCGCGGAACCCCTACGCGGGCACCCTCGCGCTCACCGCCCTCACCCCGATCGTCTGGGGCTCCACCTACGCCGTCACCACCGAGTTCCTGCCGCCGGACCGTCCGCTCTTCACCGCGCTGATGCGCGCGCTGCCCGCCGGGCTCGTGCTGCTAGCGCTCACCCGCACACTGCCGAGGGGAATGTGGGTGAGCCGCGCCGCCGCGCTCGGCGTGCTCAACATCGGCGCGTTCTTCCCGCTGCTGTTCCTCGCCGCCTATCGGCTGCCGGGCGGCGTCGCCGGTGTGCTGGGCGCGGTCGCGCCGATGTTCGCGCTGGTCTTCGCCACCGGGGTGCTGAACGAAAGGCCAACCGGCCGTAAGGTTCTCGCCGGTGTGATCGGCGTGTTCGGTGTCGCGCTCGTGGTGCTGCGCGCGACCGCTCAGCTCGACACCGTCGGAGTGATCGCCGGACTCGTCGGCGCGGCCTCGATGGCGCTCGGCACCGTGCTGACCAAGCGGTGGGGGCGGCCCGAGGGTGTCGGCCCGCTGGCCATGACGGGCTGGCAGCTCACCGCGGGCGGCCTGTTCATCCTCCCGCTCGCCGCGCTGATCGAGGGCGCGCCGCCCGCCATGGACGGCCGCGCCGTAGGCGGCTACCTCTACCTGGGCGTGATCGGCACCGCGGCCGCCTACTGGCTGTGGTTCCGCGGCATCGCGAAGGTGCCCGCCACGTCGGTCGCGTTCCTCGGACTGCTCAGCCCGGTATCGGCGGCGGTCATCGGGTGGGTCGCGCTCGGGCAGGCGCTCACCGGATTGCAGATCCTCGGCATGGTGATCGCGCTGGGCGGGACGTTGCTCGGGCAGACCACCGCGCGGGTTCGAATCGGCCGGACCGCTGAGTTGGGCGGTGCGGCGCAGGTCGGCAGGACCGATGTTGCCGCCGAGCTCGGCGCGGCTGCCGAGCCGGCCCCGGTGGGCGAGGCCGGCGGTGCTGAGACGGTCGGCTATGTCGTGACCGTCGAGGGCTCCGAAAAGGACGGGCGGACGACCGGCGAGTCGCGCATTCTGGTGGGAGCGAAGAGCTGA
- a CDS encoding SpoIID/LytB domain-containing protein: protein MSQVGAFDSAKQGWLAERILEHYYPGATLGTIPPTNLAVRLMEQDDSTLDAYAEAGFRVAGREVAAGQVAHLTPLPDGGANVVVTVGCDGEVVWQTATSDPWIYPLDPKPNRPAAEHLTLCGGTAYRGSLGVATENGQARTINRVDVEDYLLGVVPAEVQANWVDKGAGEALRAQAIAARSYALAEHRYPYAQTCDTTDCQVYPGTAKEDPRTAAAIASTAGTVLLRDGRILRSEYSAAPDGGEPADIYAFEVGPTPAELAVGRPPTDPRTDPRTRAASTPSAIELEYQRVGGETGSLGAPLGPEMLLPQRAGTYRLFTNGVIIATPTLGAQVVDFTTLMQLVPDPAIHEGLPADSAALPGGTFAPTTASTPTPRPEPGVVPSGGGALPELASPGAEMPAGSGTPESGQAPSAGLVVPSLGEVFGDR from the coding sequence ATGAGCCAGGTCGGCGCCTTCGACAGCGCCAAGCAGGGCTGGCTCGCCGAACGAATACTCGAGCACTACTACCCGGGCGCGACACTCGGGACCATCCCGCCGACCAATCTGGCGGTGCGGCTCATGGAACAGGACGATTCCACCCTCGACGCCTACGCCGAGGCCGGATTCCGGGTGGCGGGCCGCGAAGTGGCGGCGGGCCAGGTCGCCCATCTCACCCCGCTGCCGGACGGCGGCGCGAACGTTGTGGTCACCGTCGGATGCGATGGCGAAGTCGTCTGGCAGACAGCCACTTCCGATCCGTGGATCTATCCCCTCGATCCCAAACCGAACCGGCCCGCGGCCGAACATCTCACGCTCTGCGGCGGCACGGCCTATCGCGGCTCGCTCGGCGTCGCCACCGAGAACGGGCAAGCGCGCACGATCAACCGCGTCGACGTGGAGGACTATCTGCTCGGCGTCGTCCCGGCCGAGGTCCAGGCGAACTGGGTCGACAAGGGCGCGGGCGAGGCACTGCGCGCGCAGGCCATCGCGGCCCGCTCCTACGCGCTCGCCGAGCACAGGTATCCGTACGCGCAAACCTGCGACACCACCGACTGTCAGGTGTATCCCGGCACGGCCAAAGAGGATCCGCGCACCGCCGCGGCCATCGCGTCCACCGCGGGCACCGTTCTGCTGCGCGACGGCCGCATCCTGCGCTCGGAGTATTCCGCCGCGCCGGACGGTGGCGAACCCGCCGACATCTACGCCTTCGAGGTGGGCCCGACGCCCGCGGAACTCGCCGTCGGCCGTCCGCCGACGGATCCGCGGACCGACCCGCGCACCAGGGCCGCCTCGACGCCGTCGGCGATCGAGCTCGAGTACCAGCGCGTCGGCGGTGAGACGGGTTCGCTCGGTGCGCCGCTCGGACCGGAGATGCTGCTGCCGCAGCGCGCGGGCACCTACCGGCTGTTCACCAACGGCGTCATCATCGCGACGCCGACGCTCGGTGCGCAGGTGGTGGACTTCACGACGCTCATGCAGTTGGTGCCCGATCCGGCGATTCACGAAGGGCTGCCAGCGGATTCGGCGGCGCTGCCCGGCGGGACGTTCGCGCCGACCACCGCGTCCACGCCGACGCCCCGGCCGGAGCCAGGGGTCGTGCCGTCGGGTGGCGGTGCGTTGCCCGAGTTGGCGTCGCCAGGTGCGGAGATGCCCGCCGGGTCGGGGACGCCGGAGTCGGGTCAGGCGCCGAGCGCGGGGCTTGTGGTGCCGTCCCTCGGGGAGGTGTTCGGCGACCGCTGA
- a CDS encoding SDR family NAD(P)-dependent oxidoreductase, with translation MTRTLAIFGYGPGLGVGTARRFGKEGFRVAVVGRDRERANRHAERLVAEGIEAAAFAADITDARQLQTAVDDITATLGPIDVAMHGAAADPSARTPSTLEVDVAALSVPITLKLHSPILLTRALAPAMIERGDGALLFSSGYSERHLLPYLANFGVALAAQRAYIRQLHAELRGTGVYVGLLNIGALIGDSKAERMVDEHPELVPPGVDLPRITNAELGEHYWRMYTERTHDELDVGFPS, from the coding sequence ATGACAAGGACCCTCGCGATATTCGGCTACGGACCCGGCCTCGGCGTCGGCACCGCACGGCGCTTCGGCAAGGAGGGCTTCCGGGTCGCCGTCGTCGGCCGCGACCGGGAACGCGCGAATCGCCACGCCGAGCGGCTCGTCGCGGAGGGCATCGAGGCCGCCGCCTTCGCCGCGGACATCACCGACGCGCGGCAACTACAAACCGCCGTCGACGACATCACCGCGACCCTCGGCCCGATCGATGTCGCGATGCACGGGGCGGCCGCCGATCCCTCCGCCCGCACCCCGTCCACCCTCGAAGTGGACGTGGCCGCCCTCTCCGTCCCGATCACGCTGAAGCTGCACTCGCCGATCCTGCTGACCCGCGCGCTGGCCCCCGCCATGATCGAGCGCGGCGACGGCGCGCTGCTGTTCTCCTCTGGCTACTCCGAACGACACCTGCTGCCCTACTTGGCCAACTTCGGCGTCGCCCTGGCCGCGCAACGCGCTTACATCCGCCAGCTGCACGCCGAACTACGCGGCACCGGCGTCTACGTCGGCCTGCTGAACATCGGCGCGCTCATCGGCGACAGCAAGGCCGAGCGCATGGTCGACGAACACCCGGAACTCGTACCGCCCGGCGTCGACCTCCCGCGCATCACCAACGCAGAACTGGGCGAACACTATTGGCGCATGTACACCGAGCGCACCCACGACGAACTCGACGTCGGCTTCCCGTCCTGA
- a CDS encoding MarR family winged helix-turn-helix transcriptional regulator, with product MGDAVDLITAHWHRERPDVDVSPMHIVGRITRLSRVLEQDLKRFFAGHGLEFWEFDVLATLRRSGGAEGLTAGALNRAAMVTSGAITNRIDRLAAKGLVERMPCPEDRRSVRVRLTAEGRKLVDELLPLHIANEQRLLDALDAQARDQLTALLRRLAESLGDTALD from the coding sequence ATGGGCGACGCAGTCGACCTGATCACCGCGCACTGGCACCGCGAGCGTCCGGACGTGGACGTCTCGCCGATGCACATCGTTGGCCGAATCACCCGCCTGTCCCGGGTCCTCGAGCAGGACCTCAAGCGCTTCTTCGCCGGTCACGGCCTGGAATTCTGGGAGTTCGACGTGCTCGCGACGCTGCGCCGCTCCGGCGGCGCGGAGGGGCTCACCGCCGGCGCGCTGAACCGTGCCGCGATGGTCACCTCGGGCGCGATCACCAACCGCATCGACCGGCTGGCGGCCAAGGGCCTCGTCGAACGGATGCCGTGCCCCGAGGACCGGCGCTCCGTCCGGGTTCGCCTCACCGCCGAGGGCAGGAAATTGGTCGACGAACTGCTGCCGCTGCACATCGCCAACGAACAACGCCTGCTCGACGCCTTGGACGCTCAGGCTCGCGACCAGCTGACCGCCCTGCTGCGCCGCTTGGCCGAGTCGTTGGGCGACACCGCGCTGGACTGA
- a CDS encoding HAD family hydrolase, with translation MEEVTRLHLPKPKMVATDVDGTLIDHDERVTARTKAAVAALIADGVPFVLATGRPPRWIDPVVEGLGFAPLAVCGNGAVIYDSAADRVLASRALDVETLSWIADLAERALPGCGLAAERIGASAHDAATPQFVSSPEYEHAWLNPDDTAVARHEVIDTPAIKMLIRLSGALSGDMRAVLAPLIGDRADITYSTDHGLIELSAPGVTKASGLATVAQRLGVQHSAIIAFGDMPNDVPMLAMVGHGVAMANAHPEALAAADEVTATNAEDGVAQVLERWWV, from the coding sequence ATGGAAGAGGTGACACGCCTGCACCTGCCCAAACCGAAGATGGTTGCCACCGATGTGGACGGCACACTGATCGATCACGACGAACGCGTGACCGCGCGCACCAAGGCCGCGGTCGCCGCGCTGATCGCCGACGGTGTGCCGTTCGTGCTGGCCACCGGCAGGCCGCCGCGCTGGATCGACCCGGTGGTCGAGGGTCTCGGCTTCGCGCCGCTGGCCGTCTGCGGCAACGGCGCGGTGATCTACGACAGCGCCGCGGACCGGGTCCTCGCGAGCCGCGCACTCGACGTCGAGACGCTGAGCTGGATCGCCGATCTGGCCGAACGAGCGCTGCCCGGCTGCGGACTCGCCGCGGAACGCATCGGCGCCAGCGCGCACGACGCGGCGACGCCCCAGTTCGTCAGTTCCCCGGAGTACGAGCACGCCTGGTTGAACCCGGACGACACCGCCGTCGCCCGCCACGAGGTGATCGACACACCCGCGATCAAGATGCTCATCCGGTTGAGCGGCGCGCTCAGCGGCGACATGCGCGCGGTGCTCGCTCCGCTCATCGGCGATCGTGCCGACATCACCTACTCCACCGACCACGGGCTGATCGAGCTGTCGGCGCCCGGCGTCACCAAGGCCTCCGGGCTGGCCACCGTCGCCCAGCGGCTCGGCGTGCAGCACTCGGCGATCATCGCCTTCGGCGACATGCCCAACGACGTCCCGATGCTCGCCATGGTCGGGCACGGCGTCGCCATGGCCAACGCGCACCCGGAGGCGTTGGCCGCGGCCGACGAGGTGACCGCGACCAACGCCGAGGACGGCGTGGCGCAAGTGCTCGAACGTTGGTGGGTCTGA
- a CDS encoding MerR family transcriptional regulator yields the protein MTAGTRAGEWSIQDLAKAAGTTSRTLRHYGQLGLLPPSRIGANGYRYYDQDSLVRLQRILLLRELGLGLPVIAEVLAGEQDTAAALRTHLDLLRQEQDRIRRQIESVHTTLQKTERGEQLVAAEVFDGFDHTQYKDEVIERWGKEAYESSDRWWSSLSDQQKNDFQQTLLDIAADFGRAHAAGLPVDGDEVQAITARHHAWVGDGWGGRPVTADAFIGLGEMYVADSRFAANYDVHGEGTAAFVRDAMRVYAEANLR from the coding sequence GTGACCGCGGGCACCCGGGCGGGCGAATGGTCCATTCAGGATCTGGCCAAGGCGGCCGGTACCACCAGCCGCACGCTGCGCCACTACGGGCAGCTCGGGCTGTTGCCGCCCAGCCGGATCGGCGCCAACGGGTACCGCTACTACGACCAGGACTCCCTCGTGCGGCTGCAACGCATCCTGCTGCTGCGGGAACTCGGCCTCGGCCTGCCGGTCATCGCCGAAGTGCTCGCGGGTGAACAGGACACCGCCGCCGCGCTGCGTACGCACCTGGATCTGCTTCGGCAGGAACAGGATCGGATCCGACGCCAGATCGAATCGGTGCACACCACGCTGCAGAAGACGGAAAGAGGTGAACAACTCGTGGCAGCAGAGGTTTTCGACGGGTTCGACCACACGCAGTACAAGGACGAGGTGATCGAACGCTGGGGCAAGGAGGCCTACGAGAGCAGTGACCGCTGGTGGAGTTCGCTGAGCGATCAGCAGAAGAACGACTTCCAGCAGACCCTCCTGGATATCGCCGCCGACTTCGGCCGCGCGCACGCCGCGGGCCTTCCGGTGGACGGCGACGAGGTCCAGGCCATCACCGCCCGGCACCACGCCTGGGTCGGCGACGGCTGGGGTGGCCGTCCGGTGACGGCCGACGCGTTCATCGGGCTCGGCGAGATGTACGTCGCCGACTCGCGATTCGCGGCCAACTACGACGTGCACGGCGAGGGCACCGCCGCCTTCGTGCGCGACGCGATGAGGGTCTACGCGGAGGCCAACCTGCGCTGA
- a CDS encoding TetR/AcrR family transcriptional regulator — MPEDKPLRSDARRNRDALVTAARQVFTERGLDAPLKEVAARAGVAIGTLYNRFPTRDDLIAAAVEDRLEAGSRIAEQAREIDDPWDSFAYLVEKVCELQASDRLLSDLALRAAPSPAVARAQEYGHGLMREIITRAQRAGVLRTDWVLEDIAFITWSHTRVLEATAHIAPEAWRRNLALTLDGLRAPAAHPLPAPPLTEAELMQALRK; from the coding sequence GTGCCCGAGGACAAGCCGCTACGCAGCGACGCGCGCCGCAACCGGGACGCGCTGGTGACGGCGGCGCGGCAAGTGTTCACCGAGCGCGGACTCGACGCACCGCTCAAGGAGGTCGCCGCCCGGGCCGGGGTCGCGATCGGCACCCTCTACAACCGCTTCCCCACCCGCGACGACCTCATCGCCGCCGCCGTCGAGGACCGGCTCGAAGCGGGCAGCCGCATCGCCGAACAGGCGCGCGAAATAGACGACCCCTGGGACTCTTTCGCCTATCTGGTCGAAAAGGTTTGCGAACTCCAGGCTTCCGACCGGCTGCTCAGCGACCTCGCCCTGCGGGCCGCCCCGAGCCCCGCCGTCGCCCGCGCCCAGGAGTACGGCCACGGCCTGATGCGCGAAATCATCACGCGCGCACAGCGAGCGGGCGTCCTGCGCACCGACTGGGTACTCGAGGACATCGCCTTCATCACCTGGTCGCACACCCGCGTCCTGGAAGCCACCGCCCACATCGCCCCCGAAGCCTGGCGCCGCAACCTCGCCCTCACCCTCGACGGCCTCCGCGCCCCCGCGGCCCACCCCCTCCCGGCCCCGCCGCTCACCGAAGCCGAACTGATGCAAGCCCTTCGGAAGTAG
- a CDS encoding N-acetylmuramoyl-L-alanine amidase encodes MVTTLAVAAPLATLAQGDSTDYRTANDAELAAVPAQLAEVMLTQAPDITLPLRELTGLELPDLRLSDLRMLPIPSAIPIPEGLPVPPGVQLPKEIPLPRLNQGSPEVPKPVPPAFTAPTTNPVVPGQSAQTQSLPAQAQPTAPLPGRTAQPPAQPIPGQTVETPAQPIPAQPVPGQTVQPPAQPNPGQSVPAPATPSPVPQPGVKFIADPADLPEGTTPDTPALAPGALPPELLDQVGAQVKELSRDTPFSVVALTARDLANTRAMVRARQPNGTWGPWYESEPIDTRRNDRAPADGTAGTEPIYVGNTTAVQILVTRKPAATAPQTSGAAPSSGPLQPVPAAAPRDNDPAQFAPPSLTAVLIDPGRGAIDGALNNVASPLPGGGPNVITRSQWGADESIRCDEPTYDDGLGGVTVHHTAGRNDYSKAESAGIVRAIYTYHAQTLGWCDIGYNALVDKYGQIFEGRYGGLDRPVQGAHAGGFNENTSGVAFMGNHESEIPSEQAVNAVGNFVGWRARVAGLDPKGQTTMYSEGTEYTPYAQGEAVRLPIVFAHRDVGNTTCPGDAAYELMDRIRDIAAGVAGAAPTPQGRPSPQAPQRTESDLATLAALTAKLLTMVNENIIAKHYSAKGGPDGPLGQALSEPMPAAQGQQYARFANGYVYTAPDGRVVEVMGAILDRFLQLGADSGILGLPLTDAYPVPDGLRSDFQYGSLILNQLTGIVTTVWKTYNETYQQEMRRNEGAEVAAPLPAAPAAGPVPASAAAPAPAPAEVLAPAPAAAPAPAPASAPAPALAPAPAEAPAPTPAALPAPAPATQDPAGTMAPESAGQ; translated from the coding sequence ATGGTGACCACACTTGCGGTAGCGGCCCCGCTCGCGACGCTCGCACAGGGCGATTCGACCGACTACCGCACGGCCAACGACGCCGAGCTGGCCGCGGTGCCCGCGCAATTGGCGGAAGTGATGCTCACCCAGGCGCCCGACATCACCCTCCCGCTGCGCGAACTGACCGGCCTCGAACTCCCCGACCTGCGACTATCCGATTTACGGATGCTGCCGATCCCGTCCGCCATTCCGATACCGGAGGGCCTCCCGGTGCCGCCGGGCGTGCAGCTGCCGAAGGAGATCCCGCTCCCCCGCCTGAATCAGGGCTCGCCCGAGGTACCGAAGCCCGTGCCTCCCGCGTTCACCGCGCCGACCACCAATCCCGTCGTCCCCGGTCAGTCCGCGCAGACGCAATCCCTCCCGGCACAAGCCCAGCCCACCGCGCCCCTGCCAGGTCGAACCGCCCAACCGCCCGCGCAGCCGATCCCCGGTCAGACGGTCGAGACACCGGCGCAGCCCATCCCCGCCCAGCCCGTCCCGGGCCAAACGGTCCAACCGCCCGCGCAGCCCAACCCCGGCCAATCCGTCCCCGCGCCCGCGACGCCCAGCCCGGTACCGCAGCCCGGCGTGAAGTTCATCGCCGACCCGGCCGACCTGCCGGAAGGCACCACCCCCGACACACCCGCACTTGCGCCCGGCGCACTTCCGCCCGAGCTGCTCGACCAGGTGGGCGCGCAGGTGAAGGAGTTGTCCAGGGACACACCGTTCAGCGTCGTCGCGCTCACCGCGCGCGATCTGGCGAACACCAGGGCGATGGTCCGCGCGCGCCAGCCCAACGGGACATGGGGGCCTTGGTACGAGTCCGAACCCATCGACACCCGCCGCAACGACCGCGCACCGGCCGACGGCACCGCGGGCACCGAGCCGATCTACGTCGGTAACACCACCGCGGTCCAGATCCTGGTCACCCGCAAACCCGCTGCTACGGCACCGCAAACTTCTGGTGCGGCACCGAGTTCCGGTCCCCTGCAACCGGTCCCGGCCGCAGCCCCGCGCGACAACGATCCTGCGCAGTTCGCGCCGCCGTCGCTCACCGCGGTCCTGATCGATCCCGGTCGCGGCGCCATCGACGGCGCGCTCAACAACGTCGCCTCCCCGCTGCCGGGCGGCGGGCCGAACGTGATCACCCGATCCCAGTGGGGCGCGGACGAATCCATCCGCTGCGACGAACCCACCTACGACGACGGACTCGGCGGCGTCACCGTGCACCACACCGCTGGCCGCAACGACTACAGCAAGGCCGAATCGGCGGGCATCGTCCGCGCGATCTACACCTATCACGCGCAGACGCTGGGCTGGTGCGACATCGGCTACAACGCCCTCGTCGACAAGTACGGCCAGATCTTCGAAGGCCGCTACGGCGGGTTGGATCGCCCGGTGCAGGGCGCGCACGCGGGCGGGTTCAACGAGAACACCTCCGGTGTGGCGTTCATGGGCAATCACGAGTCGGAGATTCCGTCCGAACAAGCGGTGAACGCCGTCGGCAACTTCGTCGGCTGGCGGGCGCGGGTCGCCGGCCTCGACCCCAAGGGCCAGACCACGATGTACTCCGAGGGCACCGAGTACACCCCGTACGCGCAGGGCGAGGCCGTGCGCCTGCCGATCGTGTTCGCGCATCGCGACGTCGGCAACACCACCTGCCCCGGCGACGCCGCCTACGAGTTGATGGACCGGATCCGCGACATCGCCGCGGGCGTCGCGGGCGCCGCGCCCACGCCGCAGGGTCGGCCGAGTCCGCAAGCGCCGCAGCGCACCGAGTCCGATCTCGCGACGCTCGCCGCGCTGACGGCCAAGCTGCTGACCATGGTGAACGAGAACATCATCGCCAAGCACTACTCGGCCAAGGGCGGTCCCGACGGCCCGCTCGGCCAGGCGCTGTCCGAGCCGATGCCCGCCGCGCAGGGCCAGCAGTACGCCCGCTTCGCCAACGGCTACGTCTACACCGCGCCGGACGGCCGGGTCGTCGAGGTGATGGGCGCGATCCTGGATCGCTTCCTGCAACTCGGCGCCGACTCGGGCATCCTCGGCCTGCCGCTCACCGACGCCTACCCGGTGCCGGACGGTCTGCGCTCGGACTTCCAGTACGGCTCACTGATCCTGAACCAGCTCACCGGCATCGTCACGACGGTGTGGAAGACCTACAACGAGACCTACCAGCAGGAGATGCGCCGCAACGAGGGCGCCGAAGTCGCCGCCCCGCTGCCTGCCGCACCGGCCGCCGGGCCCGTCCCCGCATCGGCCGCCGCTCCTGCCCCCGCCCCTGCGGAGGTGCTCGCTCCGGCCCCCGCCGCTGCTCCGGCCCCCGCACCGGCGAGCGCTCCCGCACCAGCGCTCGCCCCGGCACCGGCGGAGGCGCCTGCTCCGACACCAGCCGCGCTGCCCGCACCCGCTCCCGCCACGCAGGATCCCGCGGGCACGATGGCTCCCGAATCAGCCGGGCAGTAG
- a CDS encoding ABC transporter permease: MTGFLLRRALNYVVLLLLASFLTFSLASLTFRPLDSLEQRNPRPPQAVIDAKAEELHLNDPIPERYITWLKGIPSGDFGTTLAGQPVSEELPRRVAVSLRLLIIGSLVGTVLGVLIGAAGAIRQYKFSDYFTTVVSLLILSTPIFLLATLLKYGALEINSATGSQIFLYTGETSASAIEGFWPQLVDRLQHLVLPTAALALGGMAGYSRYQRNAMLDVLQSDFIRTARAKGLTRNKALYKHGLRTALIPMATLFAYSLGGLITGATFTEKIFGWHGVGEWLVDSINAQDLYVVVTVTAFAGLVVLVSGLLSDIVYAILDPRVRVG, from the coding sequence ATGACCGGCTTCCTGCTACGACGCGCGCTCAATTATGTCGTGCTGTTGCTGCTGGCTTCGTTCCTGACGTTCAGCCTCGCGTCGCTGACATTTCGGCCGCTGGACAGTCTCGAACAGCGCAACCCCCGCCCGCCGCAGGCGGTGATCGATGCCAAGGCCGAGGAATTGCATCTGAACGATCCGATTCCGGAGCGCTATATCACCTGGCTGAAGGGCATCCCCAGCGGCGATTTCGGCACCACGCTCGCCGGTCAGCCGGTGAGCGAGGAATTGCCGCGCCGGGTCGCGGTGAGCCTGCGGCTGCTGATCATCGGTTCGCTGGTCGGCACGGTGCTCGGTGTGCTGATCGGCGCGGCGGGCGCGATTCGGCAATACAAATTCAGCGATTACTTCACGACGGTCGTCTCGCTGCTGATTCTCAGCACGCCGATATTCCTGCTGGCCACGCTGCTGAAATACGGCGCGCTGGAGATCAATTCGGCGACCGGATCGCAGATATTCCTCTACACCGGCGAGACCTCGGCCAGCGCGATCGAGGGCTTCTGGCCGCAGCTGGTCGACCGGCTCCAGCATCTGGTGCTGCCCACCGCGGCGCTCGCGCTCGGCGGTATGGCCGGGTACAGCCGATATCAACGCAACGCGATGCTCGACGTGCTCCAGAGCGATTTCATCCGCACCGCCCGCGCCAAGGGTCTGACCAGGAACAAGGCGCTGTACAAGCACGGCCTGCGCACCGCGCTCATCCCGATGGCCACCCTGTTCGCCTACAGCCTCGGCGGCCTGATCACCGGCGCGACGTTCACCGAGAAGATCTTCGGCTGGCACGGTGTCGGCGAGTGGCTCGTCGATTCGATCAACGCCCAGGACCTGTACGTGGTGGTGACGGTGACGGCGTTCGCCGGCCTGGTGGTGCTGGTGTCCGGCCTGCTCTCCGACATCGTCTACGCGATTCTCGATCCACGGGTGCGTGTGGGATGA
- a CDS encoding ABC transporter permease, which yields MTEAEIIVQGAPEVAAAGRRKLVLRRFLRNKPAVAGAVVLVLLFVASFALPPFLPWDYQQMDYTALLQPPSAEHPFGTTQIGQDVLAQTLRGLQKSLVIGVCVAVISTTIAATAGALAGLLGGWTDRAIMWFVDLLLVVPSFIIIALFAPRTKGSGSIALLIVLLAVFGWMISARIVRGLTLSLRDREFVKAARYMGAPTRTVIVSHIVPNIASILIIDTTLTVGSAIMAETGLSFLGFGVQPPDVSLGSLIAAGTKSALTYPWLFMFSGGLLIITVLCANLVGDGLRDAFDPSAKRARSRKKEKTEA from the coding sequence ATGACCGAAGCCGAGATCATCGTCCAAGGCGCGCCCGAGGTCGCCGCGGCCGGGCGGCGCAAGCTGGTGCTGCGGCGCTTCCTGCGCAACAAGCCCGCGGTCGCGGGCGCGGTCGTGCTGGTGCTGCTGTTCGTCGCGAGTTTCGCGCTGCCGCCCTTCCTGCCCTGGGACTACCAGCAGATGGACTACACCGCGCTGCTGCAACCGCCCAGCGCCGAACACCCCTTCGGCACCACCCAGATCGGCCAGGACGTGCTCGCGCAGACCCTGCGCGGATTGCAGAAGTCGCTGGTCATCGGCGTGTGCGTGGCGGTCATCTCGACCACCATCGCGGCCACCGCCGGCGCGCTGGCCGGTCTGCTCGGCGGCTGGACCGACCGGGCCATCATGTGGTTCGTCGACCTGCTGCTCGTGGTGCCCAGCTTCATCATCATCGCGCTGTTCGCGCCGCGCACGAAGGGCAGCGGTTCGATCGCGCTGCTGATCGTTCTGCTCGCGGTGTTCGGCTGGATGATCAGCGCGCGCATCGTGCGCGGCCTGACACTGAGCCTGCGGGACCGCGAATTCGTCAAGGCCGCACGGTATATGGGCGCGCCGACGCGCACCGTCATCGTCAGCCACATCGTGCCGAACATCGCGTCGATCCTGATCATCGACACCACGCTGACCGTCGGTTCGGCGATCATGGCCGAAACGGGCCTGAGCTTCCTCGGTTTCGGCGTGCAGCCGCCGGACGTCTCGCTCGGCTCGCTCATCGCGGCGGGCACCAAGTCCGCGCTGACCTACCCGTGGCTGTTCATGTTCTCCGGTGGCCTGCTGATCATCACCGTGCTGTGCGCGAACCTGGTCGGTGACGGCCTGCGCGACGCGTTCGACCCGAGCGCAAAGCGGGCTCGCTCGCGCAAGAAGGAGAAGACAGAGGCATGA